The following proteins are co-located in the Lepisosteus oculatus isolate fLepOcu1 chromosome 9, fLepOcu1.hap2, whole genome shotgun sequence genome:
- the LOC102696722 gene encoding myosin-4-like codes for MSGDSEMSIFGEAAKYLRKSEKERLEAQSRAFDARTACFVDDDKELYVKGVIQSKEGGKVTVKTEDNRTVTVKDNQVYPLNPPKFDKIEDMAMMTHLNEPCVLYNLKERYAAWMIYTYSGLFCVTVNPYKWLPVYNPEVVAAYRGKKRMEVPPHIFALSDNAYQFMLTDRENQSILITGESGAGKTVNTKRVIQYFASIATSGDKKKAEYTSKMKGTLEDQIIQANPLLEAFGNAKTVRNDNSSRFGKFIRIHFAASGKLSSADIETYLLEKSRVTFQLSSERNYHIFYQLTCNKKPELIEMLLISSNPYDFTYISQGEVAVKSIDDAAELMATDEAIDILGFSADEKNGIYKLTGAVMHYGNLRFKQKQREEQAEPDGTEVADKAAYLMGLNSSEFLKCLCYPRVKVGNEYVTKGQSVQQVYNSVGALGKSVYEKMFLWMVIRINQQLDTKQARQQFIGVLDIAGFEIFDFNTLEQLCINFTNEKLQQFFNHHMFVLEQEEYKKEGIDWEFIDFGMDLAACIELIEKPMGIFSILEEECMFPKSTDTSFKNKLYDQHLGKSASFLKPKHVKGKAEAHFSLGHYAGTVDYNISGWLEKNKDPLNESVVQLYQKSSLKLLSFLYSSYAGDDAGAKKGGKKKGSSFQTVSALFRENLNKLMSNLKTTHPHFVRCLIPNETKTPGAMENHLVVHQLRCNGVLEGIRICRKGFPSRIQYGDFKQRYRVLNASAVPEGQFMDNKKASEKLLGSIDIDHTQYKFGHTKVFFKAGLLGVLEEMRDERLAQLVTCIQSVCRGNLMRNEFKKMMERRESLFTIQYNIRSFMNVKHWPWMKLYFKIKPLLMSAEAEKEMANMKEEFAKCKEDLAKSEARRKELEEKMVSIIQEKNDLFIQVQAEADNLTDAEERCEGLIKSKIQLEAKLKEITERLEDEEEMNAEMTAKKRKLEDECSELKKDIDDLELTLAKVEKEKHATENKVKNLTEEMGSLDENISKLSKEKKALQEAHQQTLDDLQVEEDKVNTLNKAKTKLEQQVDDLEGSLEQEKKIRLDLERAKRKLEGDLKLAQESIMDLENEKQQMEEKLKKKDFEVTQLQGRIEDEQVLGSQLQKKIKELQARIEELEEEIEAERAARAKVEKQRADLSRELEDISERLEEAGGATSAQIEMNKKREAELQKLRRDLEEATLQHEATAAALRKKHADTVADLGEQIDNLQRVKQKLEKEKSELKMEVDDLSSNMEAVSKSKANLEKLCHSLEDQLLEVKVKEDENHRLISDLTAQKSRLQTENGELYRQLEERESLVSQMTRVKQAFSQQIEELKRQNEEDTKAKNALAHALQSSRHDCDLLREQFEEEQEAKAELQRSMSKANSEVAQWRTKYETDAIQRTEELEEAKKKLAQRLQEAEEAIEATNSKCSSLEKTKQRLQGEVEDLMMDVEKANAAAAILDKKQRNFDKILAEWKQKYEETQAELESALKEVRSIGTENFKMKNAYEESLEHLETLKRENKNLQQEITDLTEQLGENGKSIHELEKARKQAEQERGEIQSALEEAEASLEHEEGKILRVQLELNQVKSEIDRKIAEKDEEIEQLKRNNQRVIDTLQSTLDAEVRSRNDALRMKKKMEGDLNEMEIQLSHANRQASESQKQLRNIQAQLKDAQLHLDDALRGHEDMKEQVAMVERRNNLMQAEIEEMRAALEQTERGRKVAEQELLDSSERVQLLHSQNTSLINSKKKLESDLTQCQGEIEDAIQEARNAEEKAKKAITDAAMMAEELKKEQDTSAHLERMKKNLEVTVKDLQHRLDEAEQLAMKGGKKQLQKLETRVRELENELEAEQKHGADAIKGVRKYERRVKELTYQCEEDKKTVARLQDLVDKLQLKVKAYKRQAEEAEEQANSHLSKFRKVQHELEEAEERADIAESQVNKLRAKSRDIGAKGKED; via the exons ATGAGTGGCGACTCGGAGATGTCTATTTTTGGCGAAGCTGCCAAGTACCTGCGCAAGTCGGAGAAGGAAAGATTGGAAGCACAGAGTCGGGCCTTTGACGCCAGAACTGCCTGCTTTGTGGACGATGACAAGGAGCTCTACGTTAAGGGCGTCATCCAGAGTAAGGAGGGTGGCAAAGTCACTGTCAAAACTGAGGATAACAGA ACAGTGACCGTGAAGGATAACCAGGTTTACCCACTGAATCCTCCCAAGTTCGATAAAATTGAGGACATGGCAATGATGACCCACCTGAACGAGCCTTGTGTGCTGTATAACCTCAAAGAGCGTTACGCAGCCTGGATGATTTAC ACATACTCTGGTCTTTTCTGCGTCACTGTCAACCCGTATAAGTGGCTGCCTGTGTACAATCCCGAGGTTGTTGCTGCGTATAGAGGCAAGAAGCGCATGGAGGTGCCTCCACACATTTTCGCCCTGTCTGACAACGCCTACCAGTTTATGCTGACTG ACCGTGAAAACCAGTCTATTTTAATCAC TGGAGAATCTGGTGCTGGAAAGACTGTGAACACGAAACGTGTCATCCAGTACTTTGCCAGCATTGCGACATCTGGAGACAAGAAGAAGGCCGAGTACACTAGCAAGATGAAG GGAACTCTGGAAGATCAAATCATCCAGGCCAACCCTCTGTTAGAAGCCTTTGGTAATGCCAAGACAGTGAGAAATGACAACTCCTCACGTTTC GGCAAATTCATCAGAATTCACTTTGCAGCATCAGGCAAACTGTCTTCCGCTGATATTGAAACAT ATTTGCTGGAAAAGTCAAGAGTTACATTTCAACTGTCGTCTGAAAGAAACTACCACATTTTCTACCAACTGACATGCAACAAAAAACCGGAACTCATTG AAATGCTTCTTATCAGTTCCAACCCTTATGACTTTACCTACATCAGCCAGGGTGAAGTTGCTGTGAAGAGTATTGATGATGCAGCAGAGCTGATGGCCACCGAT GAAGCCATTGACATTCTTGGTTTCAGTGCTGATGAGAAAAATGGTATCTACAAGCTCACTGGCGCTGTGATGCACTATGGTAACCTGAGGTTCAAGCAGAAGCAGCGTGAGGAGCAGGCTGAGCCTGATGGCACTGAGG TGGCTGATAAAGCAGCTTACCTGATGGGCCTAAACTCATCTGAATTTCTCAAGTGTTTGTGCTACCCCAGAGTGAAGGTTGGGAATGAGTATGTCACTAAGGGACAGAGTGTCCAACAG GTGTATAACTCCGTTGGTGCTCTGGGCAAGTCTGTCTATGAGAAGATGTTCTTGTGGATGGTGATCCGTATAAACCAGCAGCTGGACACTAAACAGGCCAGGCAGCAGTTCATTGGAGTTCTGGATATTGCTGGCTTTGAGATTTTTGAT TTCAATACATTGGAACAGCTGTGCATCAACTTTACCAATGAGAAGTTGCAACAGTTTTTCAATCATCACATGTTTGTACTGGAACAAGAAGAGTACAAGAAAGAGGGAATTGATTGGGAGTTCATTGACTTTGGCATGGACTTGGCTGCCTGCATTGAGCTCATTGAAAAG CCAATGGGCATTTTCTCCATCCTTGAAGAGGAGTGCATGTTCCCCAAGTCTACAGACACCTCCTTCAAGAACAAGCTCTATGACCAGCATCTTGGAAAATCTGCCTCTTTCCTGAAACCCAAGCATGTCAAAGGCAAGGCTGAGGCCCACTTCTCCCTGGGGCATTACGCAGGCACAGTGGACTACAACATCAGTGGCTGGCTTGAGAAGAACAAGGACCCCCTGAATGAGTCTGTTGTGCAGCTGTACCAGAAATCCTCTTTGAAACTCCTATCTTTCCTGTACTCCAGCTATGCTGGTGATG ATGCTGGTGCTAAAAAGGGAGGAAAGAAGAAGGGATCATCATTTCAGACAGTGTCTGCACTTTTCAGG GAAAATCTTAACAAGCTGATGTCTAACTTGAAAACAACTCATCCTCACTTTGTGCGCTGTTTGATTCCTAATGAAACTAAAACACCAG GTGCTATGGAGAACCACCTTGTAGTACACCAGTTGAGGTGTAACGGTGTGCTGGAAGGAATCAGAATTTGCAGGAAGGGATTCCCAAGCAGAATCCAATATGGGGACTTCAAACAAAG ATACAGGGTCCTAAATGCAAGTGCTGTGCCTGAAGGTCAGTTCATGGACAACAAGAAGGCATCTGAGAAGCTGCTGGGTTCCATTGATATTGATCACACTCAGTACAAGTTTGGACATACTAAA gtGTTCTTCAAAGCTGGTCTTCTTGGTGTTCTTGAGGAAATGAGAGATGAACGTTTGGCTCAGCTTGTTACTTGCATTCAGTCTGTTTGCCGGGGAAATCTGATGAGAAATGAGTTCAAGAAAATGATGGAGAGAAG GGAGTCTCTGTTTACCATCCAATATAACATCCGCTCATTCATGAATGTGAAACACTGGCCATGGATGAAGTTGTACTTCAAGATCAAACCTCTTCTGATGAGCGCAGAGGCTGAGAAGGAGATGGCCAACATGAAGGAAGAGTTTGCCAAGTGCAAGGAAGACCTGGCCAAATCAGAAGCCAGAAGAAAGGAGCTTGAAGAGAAAATGGTTTCCATTATTCAAGAGAAGAATGACTTGTTTATTCAAGTTCAAGCA GAAGCAGACAACTTGACAGATgctgaagaaaggtgtgaaggcCTCATTAAGAGCAAAATACAGCTTGAGGCCAAACTGAAAGAGATAACAGAAAGACTGGAGGATGAAGAGGAAATGAATGCTGAGATGACAGCCAAgaagaggaaactggaggatGAGTGCTCTGAGCTCAAGAAAGATATTGATGACTTAGAGCTCACCTTGGCCAAAGTGGAGAAGGAGAAGCATGCAACTGAAAACAAG GTGAAAAACCTCACTGAAGAGATGGGTTCACTTGATGAGAACATCTCTAAGCTATCCAAGGAGAAGAAGGCTCTTCAGGAGGCTCACCAGCAGACACTTGATGATCTGCAAGTGGAGGAAGACAAAGTCAATACTTTGAATAAAGCAAAGACAAAGCTGGAGCAGCAAGTGGATGAT CTCGAAGGTTCACTAGAACAAGAGAAGAAAATTCGCCTTGACCTTGAGAGAGCCAAGAGAAAGTTGGAGGGTGATCTGAAGCTGGCTCAAGAATCGATTATGGACCTGGAAAACGAAAAGCAGCAGATGGAAGAGAAACTGAAGAA GAAAGACTTTGAAGTTACACAGCTGCAAGGAAGAATTGAAGATGAACAAGTTCTTGGGTCTCAACTGCAGAAGAAAATTAAGGAGTTACAG GCTCGTATTGAAGAACTTGAAGAAGAAATTGAGGCTGAACGTGCTGCTCGGGCCAAAGTTGAGAAGCAGAGGGCTGATCTCTCCAGGGAACTAGAGGACATCAGTGAAAGACTTGAAGAAGCTGGAGGAGCAACTTCTGCCCAGATTGAGATGAACAAGAAACGTGAAGCTGAGCTCCAGAAGCTCCGCCGTGACCTTGAAGAGGCCACTCTGCAGCATGAagccacagcagcagctctgcgCAAGAAACATGCTGACACAGTAGCAGATCTTGGGGAGCAGATTGACAACCTGCAGCGAGTCAAACAGAAGCTTGAAAAGGAGAAGAGTGAGCTGAAAATGGAAGTGGATGATCTTTCAAGTAACATGGAGGCAGTTTCCAAATCCAAA GCCAATCTTGAAAAGTTGTGCCACTCTTTGGAGGATCAGCTCCTGGAAGTCAAGGTCAAAGAAGATGAAAACCACAGACTGATCAGTGATCTTACCGCTCAGAAATCACGCCTCCAGACAGAAAATG GTGAACTATATCGGCAGTTGGAGGAAAGGGAATCCTTGGTATCTCAGATGACTAGAGTGAAGCAAGCCTTCTCTCAGCAAATTGAAGAGCTTAAGCGGCAAAACGAAGAGGATACAAAG GCTAAAAATGCTTTAGCCCATGCTTTGCAGTCATCTCGACATGACTGTGACCTCCTGAGAGAACAGTTTGAAGAGGAACAGGAGGCCAAGGCTGAGCTGCAGCGTTCAATGTCCAAGGCCAACAGTGAAGTGGCTCAGTGGAGGACAAAATATGAGACTGATGCCATCCAGCGCACTGAGGAGCTTGAGGAGGCCAA GAAAAAGCTGGCCCAGCGCTTACAGGAAGCAGAGGAGGCTATTGAAGCTACAAATTCCAAGTGCTCTTCACTTGAGAAGACCAAGCAAAGGCTCCAGGGTGAAGTTGAGGATCTGATGATGGATGTGGAGAAAGCAAATGCTGCTGCTGCAATACTGGATAAGAAGCAGAGAAACTTTGATAAG ATCTTGGCAGAATGGAAGCAGAAGTATGAAGAAACCCAAGCTGAACTGGAATCTGCTTTGAAGGAGGTTCGCTCCATCGGCACTGAGAATTTCAAGATGAAGAATGCTTATGAAGAATCACTGGAGCATCTTGAAACTCTGAAACGTGAAAACAAGAACCTGCAAC agGAGATTACAGATCTGACTGAGCAACTTGGGGAGAATGGTAAGAGCATCCATGAGCTAGAGAAGGCCAGGAAACAAGCAGAACAGGAAAGGGGAGAGATTCAGAGTGCCCTGGAGGAAGCTGAG GCATCTCTTGAACATGAAGAAGGCAAAATCCTCCGTGTGCAGTTAGAGCTCAACCAGGTGAAATCTGAAATTGACAGGAAGATCGCAGAGAAAGATGAGGAGATTGAGCAGCTGAAGAGGAACAACCAGAGAGTTATTGATACTCTTCAAAGCACTTTGGATGCTGAGGTCAGGAGCCGGAATGATGCCTTGAGAATGAAGAAGAAGATGGAGGGAGATCTCAATGAAATGGAAATCCAGCTAAGCCATGCCAACCGCCAGGCCAGCGAATCACAGAAACAACTGAGGAACATTCAAGCACAGCTTAAG GATGCCCAGCtgcacctggatgatgcccTTAGAGGACATGAGGACATGAAGGAACAGGTTGCCATGGTGGAGCGCAGGAACAACCTGATGCAGGCTGAGATTGAGGAAATGAGGGCTGCCCTGGAACAGACTGAGAGAGGCCGCAAAGTGGCTGAGCAGGAACTCCTAGACTCCAGTGAACGTGTGCAGCTGCTGCACTCTCAG AACACTAGTCTGATAAACAGCAAAAAGAAGCTGGAGAGTGATCTCACACAGTGCCAGGGAGAGATTGAAGATGCAATCCAGGAGGCCAGAAATGCTGAGGAGAAAGCCAAGAAGGCCATAACTGAT GCTGCCATGATGGCAGAGGAGCTGAAGAAGGAGCAGGACACCAGCGCTCACCTGGAGAGAATGAAGAAGAACCTGGAGGTCACAGTGAAGGACCTGCAGCACCGTCTGGATGAGGCTGAGCAGCTGGCAATGAAGGGTGGAAAGAAACAGCTCCAGAAGCTGGAAACCAGG GTGCGAGAGCTGGAGAATGAGCTTGAAGCAGAACAGAAACATGGAGCAGATGCCATTAAGGGTGTGCGCAAGTACGAGCGAAGAGTCAAGGAGCTGACGTACCAG TGTGAAGAAGATAAGAAGACTGTTGCAAGACTGCAGGATCTTGTTGACAAGCTCCAGCTTAAGGTCAAGGCTTATAAGAGGCAGGCTGAGGAGGCT GAGGAACAAGCGAACTCCCATCTCTCCAAGTTCAGAAAGGTGCAGCATGAGCTGGAAGAAGCTGAGGAGCGTGCTGACATCGCCGAGTCCCAGGTCAACAAGCTGAGAGCCAAGAGCCGAGATATTGGTGCCAAG GGAAAGGAAGACTAA